One genomic region from Balaenoptera acutorostrata chromosome 1, mBalAcu1.1, whole genome shotgun sequence encodes:
- the LOC103018261 gene encoding uncharacterized protein LOC103018261 isoform X2, with protein sequence MDCLCSRWFPTQTLMLQISLVLEPIPHPQIQIHSSSNTSGWCNVSLECGTPGNTGNLTVTWLSQGLPRELEQRGTLGPARSSRNLSLSLPLSHFNSRLTCVVSNPADEKNATLHLEDICPQRGSVQSNWLWRGILLVVLTVSLVAGVWIWMRKKMHTGRGGSTLLPVVPGSAATPQVLLTVESANLQTGVANSHDPAYEEISFLRHPKKDREKGSCHSHNPECTLTIHTVYEKIRTSTEPQGDA encoded by the exons agcccatcccccacccccagatccaGATTCATTCATCATCTAACacatcaggctggtgcaacgtcagtCTAGAGTGTGGGACCCCAGGAAACACAGGGAACCTGACAGTGACCTGGCTGAGCCAGGGCCTCCCCAGGGAGCTGGAGCAGAGAGGGACGCTGGGGCCAGCCCGCAGCTCCCGGAACCTGAGCCTGAGCCTGCCCCTCAGCCACTTCAACAGCCGCCTCACCTGTGTGGTCAGCAACCCCGCGGATGAGAAGAACGCAACCTTACACCTGGAGGACATCTGTCCACAGAGGG GTTCTGTTCAGAGCAACTGGCTTTGGAGAGGCATCCTTCTCGTGGTTCTGACGGTGAGCCTAGTGGCTGGAGTGTGGATCTGGATGAGAAAGAAGATGCACACTGGGAGAG GTGGGTCCACTCTCCTGCCAGTGGTGCCAGGCTCAGCAGCTACTCCCCAGGTCCTTCTCACAGTGGAATCTGCTAACCTTCAGACTGGTGTGGCCAACAGCCATGACCCTGCCTATGAAGAGATCAGCTTCCTGAGACACCCTAAG AAAGACAGGGAGAAGGGCAGCTGCCATTCACATAACCCGGAGTGTACTTTGACCATCCACACTGTCTACGAGAAGATCCGGACAAGTACAGAGCCCCAGGGGGACGCCTAG